The following are from one region of the Chloracidobacterium sp. genome:
- the raiA gene encoding ribosome-associated translation inhibitor RaiA, whose translation MKYEYTGRHIEVTEALRAHVEEQFNKIDHLFKGKPAKAHVIIEVERGRHRSEIIVKWRNEVLTAETNNSDMYLSLSQTIAKIEKQALKLKNKVIDKSHKAKKMGSITGRVAEVSPTPNSPRIIRTRRYSVKPMTAEEAILELDAQDNTFLVFRNAENERTSVIYSRKDGNYGLIEP comes from the coding sequence ATGAAATACGAATACACAGGACGTCATATCGAGGTGACCGAGGCTTTACGTGCTCACGTTGAGGAGCAATTCAACAAGATTGACCACCTCTTCAAGGGCAAACCCGCAAAGGCTCACGTGATCATCGAGGTCGAGCGTGGGCGGCATCGTTCGGAGATCATCGTCAAGTGGCGAAATGAGGTGCTGACGGCCGAGACCAACAATTCCGACATGTATCTTTCGCTCTCGCAGACTATCGCCAAGATCGAAAAGCAAGCACTCAAGCTTAAGAACAAGGTGATCGATAAGTCGCATAAAGCAAAAAAGATGGGGTCGATCACAGGCCGCGTCGCCGAGGTGTCGCCGACGCCTAACTCGCCGCGTATCATTCGTACACGGCGTTATTCCGTTAAACCGATGACCGCAGAAGAGGCGATATTGGAACTCGATGCCCAAGACAACACGTTTTTGGTTTTCAGAAATGCAGAAAATGAACGGACGTCTGTGATCTATTCACGAAAAGACGGTAATTACGGGCTAATTGAACCGTGA